In Carnobacteriaceae bacterium zg-84, the genomic window CCATTGATGACGCCAAGCCGCTAAAGATACCGCAATCGACGAGAAATTCAACAACAAAGAATTAACAGAAACAGAAAGAGACGATGCGAAAAAAGCCGCTAAACAAGCAGCAGATACGGCAAAAGAAGCCATCGATGCCGCAACAAATGTTGAGGGAGTCAATACGGCAAAAACAGAGGGTCTACCAAAAGTAAACGCTGAAGTAAATGGCGCAATCAAATCAAACGCTAAACAAGACATTGATACTGCAGCAGAGAAAGCCAAAGAAGCCATCGACAACTCTGACTTACCAGAAGACGTCAAACAAAGCAAAAGACGCAGTAGAGAAAGCCAAAGAAGCCGCTAAACAAGCGATCGATAACGCCACAACGGACGCTGACGTCAACACTGAAAGAAGCTGGTAAACAGCGCGATAGACTTACCAAAAGCCAAAGAAGATGCGAAAAAAGCCATTGATGACGCCAAAGCCGCTAAAGATACCGCAATCGACGAGAAATTCAACAACAAAGAATTAACAGAAACAGAAAGAGACGATGCGAAAAAAGCCGCTAAACAAGCAGCAGATACGGCAAAAGAACCATCGATGCCGCAACAAATGTTGAGGGAGTCAATACGGCAAAAACAGAGGGTCTACCAAAGTAAACGCTGAAGTAAATGGCGCAATCAAATCAAACGCTAAACAAGACATTGATACTGCAGCAGAGAAAGCCAAAGAAGCCATCGACAACTCTGACTTACCAGAAGACGTCAAAACAAAAGCAAAAGACGCAGTAGAGAAAGCCAAAGAAGCCGCTAAACAAGCGATCGATAACGCCACAACGGACGCTGACGTCAACACTGAAAAGAAGCTGGTAAACAAGCGATAGACTTACCAAAAGCCAAAGAAGATGCGAAAAAAGCCATTGATGACGCCAAAGCCGCTAAAGATACCGCAATCGACGAGAAATTCAACAACAAAAATTAACAGAAACAGAAAGAGACGATGCGAAAAAAGCCGCTAAACAAGCAGCAGATACGGCAAAAGAAGCCATCGATGCCGCAACAAATGTTGAGGGAGTCAATACGGCAAAAACAGAGGGTCTACCAAAAGTAAACGCTGAAGTAAATGGCGCAATCAAATCAAACGCTAAACAAGACATTGATACTGCAGCAGAGAAAGCCAAAGAAGCCATCGACAACTCTGACTTACCAGAAGACGTCAAAACAAAAGCAAAAGACGCAGTAGAGAAAGCCAAAGAAGCCGCTAAACAAGCGATCGATAACGCCACAACGGACGCTGACGTCAACACTGAAAAAGAAGCTGGTAAACAAGCGATAGACTTACCAAAGCCAAAGAAGATGCGAAAAAAGCCATTGATGACGCCAAAGCCGCTAAAGATACCGCAATCGACGAGAAATTCACAACAAAGAATTAACAGAAACAGAAAGAGACGATGCGAAAAAAGCCGCTAAACAAGCAGCAGATACGGCAAAAGAAGCCATCGATGCCGCAACAAATGTTGAGGGAGTCAATACGGCAAAAACAGAGGGTCTACCAAAAGTAAACGCTGAAGTAAATGGCGCAATCAATCAAACGCTAAACAAGACATTGATACTGCAGCAGAGAAAGCAAAGAAGCCATCGACAACTCTGACTTACCAGAAGACGTCAAAACAAAAGCAAAAGACGCAGTAGAGAAAGCCAAAGAAGCCGCTAAACAAGCGATCGATAACGCCACAACGGACGCTGACGTCAACACTGAAAAAGAAGCTGGTAAACAAGCGATAGACTTACCAAAAGCCAAAGAAGATGCGAAAAAAGCCATTGATGACGCCAAAGCCGCTAAAGATACCGCAATCGACGAGAAATTCAACAACAA contains:
- a CDS encoding DUF1542 domain-containing protein, which gives rise to MDEKFNNKELTETERDDAKKAAKQAADTAKEAIDAATNVEGVNTAKTEGLPKVNAEVNGAIKSNAKQDIDTAAEKAKEAIDNSDLPEDVKQSKRRSRESQRSR
- a CDS encoding DUF1542 domain-containing protein, with the translated sequence MKSNAKQDIDTAAEKAKEAIDNSDLPEDVKTKAKDAVEKAKEAAKQAIDNATTDADVNTEKKLVNKR
- a CDS encoding DUF1542 domain-containing protein, giving the protein MHNKELTETERDDAKKAAKQAADTAKEAIDAATNVEGVNTAKTEGLPKVNAEVNGAINQTLNKTLILQQRKQRSHRQL